A genome region from Scleropages formosus chromosome 6, fSclFor1.1, whole genome shotgun sequence includes the following:
- the st8sia4 gene encoding CMP-N-acetylneuraminate-poly-alpha-2,8-sialyltransferase: MRITRKHWTICTISILLIFFKTKEITRSVEHEEAQLGYNDITVSRLMVNGSEKILGKGVPAFLPPKAGGWTLNSSLVLMIRKDILRFLDAERDVSVLKSSFKPGDVIHYVLDQRRTLSISQSLHSLLPDVSPMKNRRFKTCAVVGNSGILLKSGCGKEIDNHNFVIRCNLAPLVEFSEDVGLQSDFTTMNPSVIQRAFGGLKNESDRVRFVQRLTMLNESVLWIPAFMVKGGEQHVERVNELILKNKLKLRTAYPSLRLIHAVRGYWLTNKINIKRPSTGLLMYTLATRFCDEIHLYGFWPFPKDSKGNAVKYHYYDALKYRYFSNASPHKMPLEFNTLKMLHHKGALKLTTSKCTQL, from the exons ATGCGCATCACGCGGAAGCACTGGACCATCTGCACTATAAGCattctgctgattttttttaagacaaaagaaataacaaGAAGTGTGGAACATGAGGAAGCCCAACTAGG ttATAATGACATTACAGTATCAAGGCTGATGGTCAATGGTTCTGAAAAAATACTTGGAAAGGGTGTACCAGCATTTTTACCACCTAAAGCTGGGGGATGGACTCTGAATTCTTCTCTGGTTCTCATGATTAG GAAAGACATTCTTCGCTTTCTGGATGCAGAGAGGGATGTGTCAGTGTTGAAAAGCAGCTTCAAACCAGGGGACGTCATTCACTATGTGCTGGACCAGCGCCGGACGCTCAGCATTTCTCAGTCCCTGCACAGTTTGCTTCCAGACGTTTCACCCATGAAGAACAGACGGTTCAAAACCTGTGCCGTGGTGGGCAATTCGGGTATCCTCCTCAAAAGTGGCTGTGGGAAGGAGATCGACAATCACAATTTTGTTATACG GTGCAACTTGGCGCCACTGGTTGAGTTCTCGGAAGACGTGGGCCTCCAGTCGGACTTCACCACCATGAACCCCTCCGTCATTCAGAGGGCGTTCGGCGGCCTGAAGAACGAGTCAGACAGGGTGAGGTTTGTTCAGCGACTGACCATGCTGAACGAGAGCGTCCTCTGGATCCCCGCGTTCATGGTGAAGGGCGGCGAGCAGCACGTGGAGCGTGTCAATGAGTTGATCCTGAAAAACAAGCTGAAGCTGAGGACCGCATACCCATCGCTGAGGCTCATCCATGCGGTGAGAGG gtaCTGgctcacaaacaaaattaatatcaAACGTCCCAGCACTGGGCTGTTGATGTACACCTTGGCAACGCGTTTCTGCGATGAGATTCACCTTTATGGATTTTGGCCCTTCCCTAAGGACTCCAAAGGAAACGCGGTGAAGTACCATTACTACGATGCCCTGAAATATCGCTATTTCTCCAATGCAAGCCCACACAAGATGCCTCTTGAGTTTAACACTTTGAAAATGTTGCATCACAAAGGTGCCCTGAAACTGACAACTTCGAAATGCACGCAGCTTTGA